In Flammeovirgaceae bacterium, the sequence CCGATGGTTTTCTTCACTTTGTTATCGTACGAAGAGGTTATCCATTCGCTTTCGGGAAGCGGGGTTTTGTCATCCACGTAAAGGGCCACAATCACGTAATCATTTTTCAGCCGTTCAAGCACCAGCGGGTCGCTCCACACCACGGCTTCCATTTCCCGGCAGTTGGTGCAGCCATGACCGGTAAAGTCAATAAACAACGGTTTGTTTTGCTGTCGCGCACAGTTGAGGGCCTGTTCGTAATCGAAATAACCTTGTAGTCCGTGCGGAAGGTGCAAAAAGTCGGCATACTTGGGTGCATCGCAAATTTCATTGGCGCGCGTGCTGCGCGTCATGGCTACCAGGTCAAAATCGTGTGTGTGCTGCGGGGGCAGGTAACCTGCCAGGGCCTTAAGTGGCGCGCCCCACAAGCCGGGTACCAGGTAAATAACAAACGAGAAAACCAGCGTGGCCAATAACAACCGTGGTACAGAAATCCTCTCAACGGGGCTATCGTGCGGCATGCGGATTTTGCCGAGCAGGTAAAATCCAAGCAGTGAGAAAATGACAATCCACAAGGCAATATTCGTATCGCGATCGAGCAGCCCCCAATGGTAGGCCTGATCGGCTATGCTGAAAAATTTCAGTGCAAGGGCAAGTTCAAGAAAGCCCAGCACAACTTTTACTGCGTTCAGCCAGCCACCCGATTTTGGCAGGCCTTTCATCCACTCCGGGAAAATGGCGAACAGGGTAAACGGAATGGCAAACGCCAGCGAATAGGAAAACATGGCCAGGATCGGTTTTAAAATCTGCCCACCGGCCGCCAGCACCACTACATTGCCAACAATGGGTATGGTGCACGAAAAAGAAACCAGCACGAGGGTGGCTGCCATAAAGAAAATTCCGGCCAGGCCGCCCTTTTCTGCTTTTTGATCGGCCTTGTTTACCAACTGGTGTGGTGCAGTGATTTCGAACAGACCAAGAAAGGAAAGTGCAAACACAATAAAGATGACAAACACAAAAAGGTTTGGGGCCCAGTGTGTAGCCAGCGCGTTAAGTCCTTCTGCGCCCAACAGCACGGCAAAGAGTGTTCCGGCCAATGTGTAAATGGTAATTATGGAGGTACCAAAAATGATGGCATTGCGAATGCCTTCTTTCTTCGATTGGTTGTCGCGCAGAAAAAATGTTACCGTCATCGGCACCATCGGGAATACACAGGGAGTGATCAACGAAATAAGCCCCAGTACAAAAGCAAATACCAGGTATCCGAAGAACGATTCATTGTTCAGGCTATCGGTTCCATCCAGAATGGATTTATCCAATACCGGCCCTTTAACTCCGCTATAGGTTATTTGTGGTTGCACGGTGGTACCTGTTGTTTCATCAGGTTGAGGTTCGGGTTTGTCGGATAGTGTTTCATGTTGTTGTATTTCAATTTCCTTACCGGAAACAGTTATTCCGGTAAACTCAAAATCACTTTCAAACGGAATACACTTACCATCTACTTCAGTGCAGGTTTGCCCTTCAATAATACCGGCCAGTTTCAGCTTTGCAGTTAAAACTTTTATCCGTTGCCTGAATTCGCCCGTGTTCTTAAAAATCTTTACATCGCAGCCGAAGATTTCATCGTGCTTGGCAATGGGGTTAATGGCCTTCAGGTTGCCCACCAGTTCAAATGAATTGTTCTTCTCAAACGTAACGGTGGTGAGCATCGGCCCGCAATCGGGGTCAAAGTCGTTGGCATACACATACCAGTTTTTGTCGGTTGTTACCGTAAAAATCAGGTCCAGTTCTTCACCGGTTTTTACGGAATTTTTCTCAGACCGCCACGACCACGTAACCGGTTTAAGAATTTGTGCCTGAAGCACAGAAACGGAGCCAAGGATCAGGACTATCAGTATTCTGCCAGCCATAATAAAATTTCAAATACAAAGCATAACGTTAAGTTCGGTAAAAAAGTTGACGGCTACGCACGGGCATAGTGTTTATAAAAGGCGATGATGGTTTCAATGCCGAGCATAAAATTCGTTACCCCGTAATGCTCGTTGGGCGAGTGAATGGCGTCCGAATCGAGGCCGAAGCCCATGAGCACGGTATCAAGGCCGAGTTCCTTTTTAAACAAAGCAACAATCGGAATGCTGCCGCCATCGCGAGTGGGTATAGGGCGCTTGCCCCATACCTCTTCAAATGCAGTGCTGGCTGCTTTAAATGCTTTTGAATCCGTTGGTGTTACGGCAGCCTGCCCGCCATGCAGGGGTGTTACTTTTACTTTTACCGATTTAGGTGCAATCGACAAAAAATGCTTTGTAAACAATTCGGTGATTTCGTGATTCTCCTGGTTAGGAACCAGCCGCATAGAAATTTTAGCAAAAGCTTTTGAGGGAAGCACCGTCTTTGCGCCTTCACCGGTATAACCACCCCAGATGCCGTTTACATCCAGCGTTGGCCTGATGCCGGTGCGCTCCAGTGTGGTGTAGCCTTCTTCGCCCTGCACCTCATCGATGGCCAACTCTTTCTTGTATTGATTCAGATCAAATGGTGCTCTGTTCAATGCTTCCCTGTCAGCCGCACTGAGTTCAACTACCTTATCGTAAAAGCCGGGAATGGTAATACGGCCGTTCTCATCGTGCAGCGAAGCAATCATTTTCGCCAGCACGTTGATGGGGTTGGCTACTGCGCCACCGTACACCCCCGAATGCAAGTCACGGTTCGGGCCGGTTACTTCCACCTCTACATAGCTGAGCCCGCGCAGGCCCACGGTAATTGAAGGATGATCCAATGATAGAATGGCCGTATCTGAAATCAGAATAACATCGGCTTTCAGTTTTGATTTATTTTCCTTAATAAAAGTTGCCAGGTTTTCGGAGCCCACTTCCTCCTCAC encodes:
- a CDS encoding thioredoxin family protein encodes the protein MAGRILIVLILGSVSVLQAQILKPVTWSWRSEKNSVKTGEELDLIFTVTTDKNWYVYANDFDPDCGPMLTTVTFEKNNSFELVGNLKAINPIAKHDEIFGCDVKIFKNTGEFRQRIKVLTAKLKLAGIIEGQTCTEVDGKCIPFESDFEFTGITVSGKEIEIQQHETLSDKPEPQPDETTGTTVQPQITYSGVKGPVLDKSILDGTDSLNNESFFGYLVFAFVLGLISLITPCVFPMVPMTVTFFLRDNQSKKEGIRNAIIFGTSIITIYTLAGTLFAVLLGAEGLNALATHWAPNLFVFVIFIVFALSFLGLFEITAPHQLVNKADQKAEKGGLAGIFFMAATLVLVSFSCTIPIVGNVVVLAAGGQILKPILAMFSYSLAFAIPFTLFAIFPEWMKGLPKSGGWLNAVKVVLGFLELALALKFFSIADQAYHWGLLDRDTNIALWIVIFSLLGFYLLGKIRMPHDSPVERISVPRLLLATLVFSFVIYLVPGLWGAPLKALAGYLPPQHTHDFDLVAMTRSTRANEICDAPKYADFLHLPHGLQGYFDYEQALNCARQQNKPLFIDFTGHGCTNCREMEAVVWSDPLVLERLKNDYVIVALYVDDKTPLPESEWITSSYDNKVKKTIGKKNADLQITNLDNNAQPFYVLVGKDERVLAWPYGYDRSVEKFAAFLDSGKKKFAELYK
- a CDS encoding dipeptidase; protein product: MVREYIQSNKQRYLDELFDWLRIPSVSADSKHKNDVRKAAEFLKEKLTMAGADKIELCETSGHPIVYAEKIINQSLPTVLVYGHYDVQPPDPLNLWTSPPFEPVIKDDKIYARGACDDKGQVYMHVKAFEAMMKHNTLPCNVKFMVEGEEEVGSENLATFIKENKSKLKADVILISDTAILSLDHPSITVGLRGLSYVEVEVTGPNRDLHSGVYGGAVANPINVLAKMIASLHDENGRITIPGFYDKVVELSAADREALNRAPFDLNQYKKELAIDEVQGEEGYTTLERTGIRPTLDVNGIWGGYTGEGAKTVLPSKAFAKISMRLVPNQENHEITELFTKHFLSIAPKSVKVKVTPLHGGQAAVTPTDSKAFKAASTAFEEVWGKRPIPTRDGGSIPIVALFKKELGLDTVLMGFGLDSDAIHSPNEHYGVTNFMLGIETIIAFYKHYARA